In the Pyrococcus kukulkanii genome, one interval contains:
- the glmS gene encoding glutamine--fructose-6-phosphate transaminase (isomerizing) produces the protein MCGIIGYIGPRKASTIIVDGLKRLEYRGYDSAGIATCYEGKIFLRKGAGKIDELLRRLKFTELPGNIGIGHTRWATHGVPNDINAHPHLDCTGKIAVVHNGIIENFQEIKEELVKKGHVFKSDTDTEVIAHLIEENLRIVKNFEDAFRMTLLRLRGSYALVVLFADDPERLYVARKDSPLIIGIGKGESFIASDIPAFLAYTRKAVFLDDGEYGIVSKDGFSIRDIITDSIKVKHVHEIKWTLEMAEKGGYEHFMLKEIFEQPRAIKDAVYGNIEIIDGVAERILNAEDVIIVGMGTSYHAALVGKYLIQRFGKIPIIVEEASEFRYEYENLLDKNSLVIAITQSGETADTVAAMKLAKKAGARVIGIVNVVGSLATRIAETTLYTHAGPEIGVAATKTYTTQLTVLTLLGISLGKLQGVDIGEVERTIPRLPDLVDSVLKYNEKIKELAKRLEDKRDYFYIGRGISYPTALEGALKIKEIAYVHAEGLSAGELKHGPLALIEEGVPVVAIAPTGKTFEKMLSNIEEARARGGLIISLGDDIRLQDVSNVFLRMPRVPEEISPIVYIVPLQLLAYHLSVLKGHNPDRPRNLAKSVTVE, from the coding sequence GTGTGTGGTATAATTGGTTATATTGGTCCAAGGAAGGCATCCACTATTATAGTTGACGGCCTTAAAAGGCTTGAGTATAGGGGATATGACTCAGCAGGGATAGCAACTTGTTATGAAGGTAAAATATTTCTCAGGAAAGGAGCAGGGAAAATAGACGAGTTACTCAGAAGGCTAAAATTCACAGAACTTCCAGGAAACATCGGTATAGGACACACAAGATGGGCAACCCATGGAGTTCCGAATGATATAAATGCTCATCCCCATCTTGACTGCACCGGAAAGATAGCCGTTGTTCATAATGGGATTATTGAAAACTTTCAAGAGATAAAAGAGGAGTTAGTAAAAAAAGGCCACGTTTTTAAGAGTGATACTGACACCGAAGTAATCGCTCATTTGATAGAAGAAAATCTTAGAATAGTGAAAAACTTTGAAGATGCTTTTCGGATGACTCTTTTAAGGTTAAGAGGGTCATATGCTTTAGTAGTTCTATTCGCAGATGATCCAGAAAGGCTATATGTGGCCAGAAAGGATAGTCCCCTAATTATCGGAATTGGGAAAGGAGAAAGTTTCATAGCAAGTGATATCCCGGCATTTTTAGCTTATACAAGGAAAGCAGTATTCCTAGATGATGGAGAGTATGGGATAGTGTCAAAGGATGGATTTTCCATAAGAGATATAATCACAGACTCTATCAAAGTCAAACATGTTCATGAAATAAAATGGACCCTTGAAATGGCGGAAAAAGGAGGTTACGAACACTTCATGCTAAAAGAGATCTTCGAGCAACCAAGAGCTATCAAAGATGCCGTTTATGGTAATATTGAAATTATAGATGGCGTGGCAGAACGGATATTAAATGCAGAGGATGTAATAATAGTAGGAATGGGAACGTCTTATCATGCGGCCCTTGTTGGCAAATATCTCATCCAAAGATTTGGAAAAATACCTATCATCGTTGAAGAGGCGAGCGAGTTTAGATACGAATATGAGAACTTGCTCGACAAGAACTCCCTCGTCATCGCGATAACTCAAAGCGGAGAAACTGCAGATACTGTAGCTGCAATGAAGCTTGCTAAAAAGGCTGGAGCAAGGGTAATAGGAATAGTAAACGTAGTAGGCAGTCTAGCAACAAGGATAGCCGAAACAACATTATACACGCACGCCGGCCCAGAAATAGGAGTAGCAGCAACAAAAACGTATACAACCCAATTAACCGTTCTTACGCTACTTGGTATTTCTCTAGGAAAGCTCCAAGGGGTTGATATAGGAGAAGTAGAGAGGACGATTCCCAGGTTACCAGATCTTGTAGATTCCGTATTGAAGTACAATGAAAAAATTAAAGAGTTAGCTAAAAGGCTTGAAGATAAAAGGGACTACTTCTACATCGGTAGGGGAATAAGCTATCCAACGGCCCTTGAAGGGGCACTCAAGATAAAGGAAATTGCTTATGTCCATGCCGAAGGACTCTCAGCAGGAGAGCTAAAGCACGGACCCCTTGCCTTAATAGAAGAAGGAGTTCCTGTTGTTGCAATAGCTCCAACAGGGAAAACTTTCGAAAAAATGCTCTCAAATATTGAGGAGGCAAGAGCAAGAGGAGGACTAATAATATCCCTCGGTGATGATATTAGACTCCAAGATGTCAGCAATGTTTTCTTAAGGATGCCAAGAGTTCCAGAAGAAATATCACCTATAGTCTACATAGTTCCGTTACAGTTATTAGCATATCACTTATCTGTCCTAAAGGGTCATAATCCTGACAGACCCAGAAACTTAGCAAAATCTGTGACCGTCGAATAA
- the asnS gene encoding asparagine--tRNA ligase, with the protein MIEKTYCGEVKPELDGQRVKLAGWVYSNMRVGKKIFLWIRDSTGIVQTVIAKNIVGEEVFEKAKKLGRESSVIVEGIVKADERAPGGAEVHVEKLEVIQAVSEFPIPENPGQASPELLLDYRHLHIRTPKVSAIMKVKETLIMAAREWLLKNGWHEVFPPILVTGAVEGGATLFKLKYFDKYAYLSQSAQLYLEAAIFGLEKVWSLTPSFRAEKSRTRRHLTEFWHLELEGAWMDLWDIMKVEEELVSYMVQRTLELRKKEIEMFRDDLTTLKNTEPPFPRISYDEAIEILQNKGVKIEWGDDMGADEERVLTEEFDRPFFVYGYPKHIKAFYMKEDPQDPRKVLAADMLAPEGYGEIIGGSEREDNYDKLVQRIIEEGMNPKDYEWYLDLRKYGSVPHSGFGLGVERLVAWVLKLDHIRWATLFPRTPARIYP; encoded by the coding sequence ATGATCGAGAAGACGTACTGTGGAGAGGTAAAACCAGAGCTTGATGGCCAGAGGGTCAAGCTCGCCGGATGGGTTTACAGCAACATGAGAGTTGGGAAGAAGATATTCCTGTGGATTAGAGACTCAACTGGAATAGTTCAGACTGTAATTGCCAAAAACATAGTTGGAGAGGAGGTTTTTGAGAAGGCAAAGAAGCTTGGAAGAGAGTCGAGTGTTATAGTGGAGGGAATAGTTAAAGCTGATGAGAGGGCCCCAGGAGGGGCAGAAGTTCACGTCGAAAAACTTGAAGTAATACAGGCCGTAAGCGAGTTCCCAATTCCAGAGAACCCAGGGCAAGCAAGTCCTGAGTTATTGCTCGACTATAGGCACCTCCACATAAGAACTCCTAAAGTCTCAGCGATAATGAAGGTTAAGGAAACCCTCATTATGGCAGCGAGGGAGTGGCTCCTGAAGAACGGATGGCACGAAGTATTTCCCCCAATACTCGTGACGGGGGCCGTGGAAGGGGGAGCAACCCTATTTAAGCTTAAATACTTTGATAAGTACGCTTACCTGAGCCAATCCGCCCAACTGTATTTGGAGGCCGCAATCTTTGGCCTTGAGAAGGTCTGGTCACTCACTCCAAGCTTTAGAGCAGAGAAAAGCAGGACTAGAAGGCACCTAACGGAGTTCTGGCATCTCGAACTTGAGGGGGCCTGGATGGATCTCTGGGACATAATGAAAGTCGAAGAGGAACTAGTGAGTTACATGGTTCAGAGAACGCTCGAGTTAAGGAAAAAGGAAATAGAGATGTTTAGGGACGATCTAACAACGCTGAAGAACACAGAACCACCATTCCCAAGGATAAGCTACGACGAGGCAATAGAAATACTCCAGAACAAAGGCGTAAAGATCGAGTGGGGAGATGATATGGGGGCCGATGAGGAGAGGGTTCTCACGGAGGAGTTCGACAGGCCATTCTTCGTTTACGGCTATCCAAAGCACATTAAGGCCTTCTATATGAAAGAGGATCCTCAAGACCCCAGGAAGGTTTTAGCAGCAGACATGCTAGCTCCGGAAGGCTACGGAGAGATAATTGGAGGATCGGAGAGAGAAGATAACTACGATAAGCTTGTTCAGAGGATAATAGAGGAGGGAATGAACCCCAAAGACTATGAGTGGTATCTTGACCTGAGAAAGTACGGCTCAGTGCCGCACAGTGGCTTTGGCTTAGGTGTTGAGAGACTTGTTGCGTGGGTTCTGAAGCTTGATCATATAAGGTGGGCCACGCTCTTCCCAAGGACTCCAGCTAGAATTTACCCATGA
- the purF gene encoding amidophosphoribosyltransferase, giving the protein MREKCGIFGALTQEAPKKAYFALIALQHRGQEGAGISFWDNGIKTVKGHGLVSEVFKENSLNGAKSKLAIGHVRYSTSGSLSEVQPFEVECCGYRLAIAHNGTLTNFLPVRRRYEERGFKFKSSVDTELIGVSFLRHYSELKDEFEAMREVFNEVRGAYSIVMLFNGKLIVARDPVGFRPLSYGIGDGHYFASEDSALKMFGLETRDVEPGEVFVVEENEVYSKVLAKAERRHCVFEYIYFARPDSIIDGISVYCARYRMGVELARESPAEGDVVIAVPDSGRTAALGFAHESGIPYMEGLIKNRYIGRTFIMPAGRGLKVKLKLSPVKEVVNGRRVVLVDDSIVRGTTMTKIVKMLRDAGAKEVHVRIASPPIRYPCYMGIDIPTRHELIAAWRSVEDIRREIGADSLAYLSIEGLKRAVGTDKLCMACLTGEYPKWAFDF; this is encoded by the coding sequence ATGAGAGAAAAGTGCGGGATATTTGGGGCGTTAACCCAGGAAGCCCCTAAAAAGGCATATTTCGCTCTCATAGCTCTTCAGCATAGGGGTCAGGAAGGTGCGGGGATCAGCTTTTGGGATAATGGAATCAAGACCGTTAAGGGTCACGGCCTCGTTTCTGAAGTCTTCAAGGAGAACTCCCTAAATGGGGCTAAGTCCAAGCTTGCAATAGGGCACGTGAGGTACTCCACATCTGGATCGTTAAGCGAGGTTCAGCCCTTTGAGGTTGAGTGTTGTGGTTATAGGCTTGCAATAGCCCACAACGGCACCTTAACTAATTTTCTTCCTGTGAGAAGGAGGTACGAAGAGAGAGGATTTAAGTTTAAATCTTCTGTTGATACCGAGCTTATTGGTGTTTCTTTTTTGAGGCACTACAGCGAGCTTAAGGATGAGTTTGAGGCTATGAGAGAGGTTTTCAATGAAGTTAGAGGGGCTTATTCTATCGTCATGCTCTTTAATGGAAAGCTCATAGTTGCGAGGGATCCTGTTGGATTTAGGCCTTTAAGCTATGGTATTGGTGATGGCCACTATTTCGCCTCCGAGGATTCTGCCCTTAAGATGTTCGGGCTTGAAACAAGGGACGTTGAGCCCGGGGAGGTTTTCGTAGTTGAAGAGAATGAAGTTTACAGCAAAGTTCTGGCTAAAGCCGAAAGAAGGCACTGCGTCTTTGAGTACATATACTTTGCAAGGCCTGACAGCATTATTGACGGGATAAGCGTCTACTGTGCCCGCTACAGGATGGGCGTTGAGCTCGCCAGGGAGAGCCCTGCTGAGGGTGACGTCGTTATTGCCGTCCCCGACTCAGGGAGAACAGCTGCATTAGGCTTCGCCCATGAGAGCGGAATTCCTTACATGGAGGGGTTGATAAAGAACCGTTACATTGGGAGAACTTTCATAATGCCCGCCGGTAGGGGGCTGAAGGTAAAGCTAAAGCTTTCACCCGTTAAGGAGGTTGTAAATGGAAGGAGGGTAGTGCTTGTTGACGATTCCATAGTTAGGGGAACGACCATGACGAAGATAGTGAAAATGCTGAGGGATGCTGGCGCTAAGGAGGTGCACGTTAGGATAGCCTCCCCGCCGATAAGGTACCCCTGCTACATGGGGATTGACATTCCAACGAGACACGAGCTCATTGCAGCGTGGAGGAGCGTTGAGGACATAAGGAGGGAGATAGGGGCTGATTCTCTTGCATATCTAAGCATTGAAGGCTTAAAGAGGGCTGTTGGTACTGACAAGCTCTGCATGGCATGTTTAACTGGGGAGTATCCAAAATGGGCTTTTGACTTCTAA
- the purC gene encoding phosphoribosylaminoimidazolesuccinocarboxamide synthase, whose protein sequence is MEVYEGKAKKVIPIDEDKLIMEFKDDATAFDGVKKAKFKGKGWLNAQISARLFKLLEEHGIKTHFIGVAGDNRLIVEKLKMYPIEVVVRNVVAGSLKKRLPLPEGYELPEPIVELYYKSDELHDPMINHYHAKILGVSEEEIKEMERIALKVNEILKKYFEERGITLVDFKLEFGKNKKGEIVLADEISPDTCRFWDAKTKRSLDKDVFRFDKGDLIEAYRELYRRLTGEEAPTF, encoded by the coding sequence ATGGAGGTATACGAGGGAAAGGCGAAGAAAGTGATACCCATTGACGAGGACAAGCTCATAATGGAGTTTAAAGATGATGCTACGGCCTTTGATGGAGTTAAAAAGGCAAAATTCAAGGGAAAGGGGTGGCTGAACGCTCAAATTTCCGCGAGACTATTCAAACTCCTTGAAGAGCATGGAATAAAGACACACTTCATTGGCGTTGCTGGAGATAACAGGCTGATAGTTGAGAAGCTCAAGATGTACCCAATCGAAGTTGTGGTGAGGAACGTGGTCGCGGGAAGCTTAAAGAAAAGGCTTCCCCTTCCGGAAGGCTATGAATTGCCAGAACCCATAGTCGAGCTGTATTATAAGAGTGATGAACTCCACGATCCAATGATAAACCACTACCACGCAAAGATTCTAGGCGTCAGCGAAGAGGAAATTAAGGAAATGGAAAGGATTGCCCTAAAGGTGAATGAGATACTCAAAAAGTACTTCGAGGAGAGGGGGATAACCCTCGTGGACTTCAAACTTGAGTTTGGGAAGAACAAGAAAGGTGAGATAGTGTTGGCTGATGAGATAAGCCCAGACACGTGCAGATTCTGGGACGCCAAAACTAAGAGGAGTCTAGACAAGGACGTGTTCAGGTTCGACAAGGGAGACCTAATAGAGGCATACAGGGAGCTCTACAGGAGGCTCACAGGTGAAGAAGCACCAACTTTCTAA
- a CDS encoding TIGR00266 family protein, translating into MKYKIEHRPSFSLLEIQLGPGEAVQAEAGAMVYMDPTVSLETKARGGIFGALKRSILGGESFFVNVFRGPGKVGFAPGYPGDIIELEVDGKLYAQSGAFIAASEDIDIDVKFGGATTFIGREGVFLLEMRGRGVVFLSSYGAIQKISLNGESLIVDTGHMVAFTEGIDFTIKRMGGLKSTLFSGEGLVFEFRGTGDVYIQTRSLDGFLNWLLPHLQKS; encoded by the coding sequence ATGAAGTACAAGATAGAGCACAGGCCAAGTTTTTCCCTTTTAGAGATTCAGCTTGGACCTGGAGAAGCGGTTCAGGCTGAAGCTGGAGCGATGGTTTATATGGATCCAACAGTTTCCCTAGAGACCAAAGCAAGGGGAGGGATATTCGGAGCACTTAAAAGATCAATTCTAGGCGGGGAGAGCTTCTTTGTCAACGTTTTCAGAGGACCTGGCAAAGTAGGATTTGCCCCAGGATACCCTGGGGACATAATCGAGCTTGAGGTCGATGGAAAGCTGTACGCACAGAGCGGGGCCTTCATAGCTGCCTCAGAGGACATAGATATAGATGTCAAGTTTGGGGGAGCTACTACCTTTATTGGAAGGGAAGGAGTCTTTCTCTTGGAGATGCGAGGCAGGGGAGTAGTGTTCCTCTCAAGCTATGGAGCGATTCAAAAGATATCACTCAATGGAGAAAGCCTAATCGTAGACACTGGACATATGGTAGCGTTTACCGAAGGAATAGACTTCACGATAAAAAGGATGGGAGGGCTTAAGAGCACCCTCTTCAGCGGCGAAGGCCTAGTATTTGAGTTCAGAGGCACTGGCGATGTCTACATACAGACTAGAAGCCTAGACGGTTTCCTAAACTGGCTATTACCACACCTCCAAAAATCCTGA
- a CDS encoding SDR family oxidoreductase gives MLKIDLNGKLAFTTASSKGIGFGVAKVLAMAGADVILLSRSRENLERAKEKIKEIADVNVSYIVADLTKRDDLARAVKEVKDIGDPDIFFYSTGGPKPGYFMEMTMEDWESAVDLLLYPAVYITRELVPGMERKKFGRIIYLTSVAIKEPIPNIALSNVVRISLAGLVRTLAKELGPKGITVNGIMPGIIETDRVIQLAKDKAEREGKTLEEALKDYASPIPLGRLGKPEEIGYLVAFLASDLGAYINGAMIPIDGGRLNSVF, from the coding sequence ATGCTCAAGATTGATCTCAATGGAAAGCTCGCATTTACAACAGCATCAAGCAAGGGGATAGGGTTCGGTGTTGCAAAGGTTTTGGCAATGGCAGGAGCGGATGTTATATTACTATCAAGGAGCAGGGAGAACCTAGAAAGAGCCAAGGAGAAAATTAAAGAGATCGCAGATGTTAACGTTTCGTACATAGTCGCCGATTTAACCAAGAGGGATGATCTCGCTAGGGCAGTTAAGGAAGTTAAGGATATTGGCGATCCAGATATATTCTTCTACTCAACCGGGGGACCAAAGCCGGGCTACTTCATGGAAATGACCATGGAGGACTGGGAGAGCGCAGTAGATCTTCTCCTCTATCCAGCAGTCTACATCACAAGAGAACTAGTCCCAGGGATGGAGAGGAAGAAGTTCGGCAGGATTATCTATCTAACGAGCGTTGCAATTAAAGAACCAATCCCAAACATAGCATTGAGCAATGTCGTGAGGATTTCACTGGCAGGTCTCGTAAGGACGCTAGCAAAGGAACTTGGACCCAAGGGAATAACCGTTAACGGGATAATGCCCGGGATAATAGAGACAGACAGGGTAATACAGCTCGCAAAGGATAAAGCTGAGAGGGAAGGCAAAACTCTCGAGGAAGCTCTGAAAGACTACGCAAGCCCAATTCCCCTCGGAAGGCTCGGAAAGCCTGAGGAAATAGGCTACCTTGTGGCGTTCCTAGCGAGCGATCTTGGAGCTTATATAAACGGTGCGATGATACCCATTGATGGGGGAAGGTTAAACTCGGTGTTCTGA
- a CDS encoding potassium channel family protein, with translation MEDIEEFKYEPKSVKEIFIEMKNTVELMIDLAYASILFGDKEIAEEVLDLEERMDLLNYQLMTHTVLAARNVKEAEQATTILQMANAIEDISNAAGDLAKMVLEGVELHPIIKETILEGEEIIGRILVSPDSVLVGRTLGELELASNTGVWIIAVRRGKRWIFGPDKEFRIRAGDILIGRGTRTSIDQLKEIARGVIRVIGNERVRGD, from the coding sequence ATGGAGGATATCGAAGAGTTTAAGTACGAACCTAAAAGCGTGAAGGAGATATTTATAGAAATGAAGAACACCGTTGAGCTCATGATTGACCTTGCGTATGCATCAATTCTCTTCGGAGATAAAGAGATAGCAGAGGAAGTTCTTGACCTTGAAGAGAGGATGGATCTCCTCAACTACCAACTAATGACCCATACAGTTCTCGCAGCGAGAAATGTTAAAGAGGCAGAACAGGCAACGACTATACTCCAGATGGCAAATGCAATAGAGGACATATCAAATGCTGCAGGTGACCTAGCAAAGATGGTTCTAGAGGGAGTGGAGTTGCATCCAATAATAAAGGAGACTATCTTGGAGGGGGAAGAGATAATTGGAAGAATATTAGTCTCCCCAGATTCTGTACTCGTCGGAAGGACACTGGGAGAGCTTGAGCTAGCAAGCAACACGGGAGTGTGGATAATAGCCGTTAGGAGAGGGAAGAGATGGATATTTGGACCCGATAAGGAGTTCAGGATAAGAGCTGGGGATATACTCATAGGCAGGGGCACGAGAACTTCAATAGACCAGCTAAAGGAGATTGCCAGGGGTGTAATTAGGGTGATAGGAAATGAAAGAGTTAGAGGAGATTAA